In Cololabis saira isolate AMF1-May2022 chromosome 14, fColSai1.1, whole genome shotgun sequence, a single genomic region encodes these proteins:
- the LOC133460069 gene encoding heart- and neural crest derivatives-expressed protein 1-like, with translation MNLIGGYQHHHHHHLMHEPFPFVQRCHQDAPYFQSWVVNHGEVPAEFQLQAPGYNPAAELGAPGAAHDGRLEGLQPGMHGKRRASGPKKERRRTESINTAFAELRECIPNVPADTKLSKIKTLRLATSYIAYLMDVLAKDSGETEGFKAEIKKFESRDLKRKRELTDGLQESLGTEKKVKGRTGWPQQVWALELNQ, from the exons ATGAACCTGATCGGGGGCTaccagcaccaccaccaccaccacctcatGCACGAACCCTTCCCGTTCGTGCAGCGGTGCCACCAGGACGCGCCGTACTTCCAGAGCTGGGTGGTGAACCACGGCGAGGTCCCGGCGGAGTTCCAGCTGCAGGCGCCAGGCTACAACCCGGCCGCGGAGCTGGGCGCGCCGGGGGCAGCGCACGACGGCCGGCTGGAGGGGCTGCAGCCCGGCATGCATGGCAAGAGGAGAGCGTCGGGGCCGAAGAAGGAGCGCCGGCGGACCGAGAGCATCAACACGGCGTTCGCGGAGCTCAGGGAGTGTATCCCCAACGTGCCCGCGGACACGAAACTGTCAAAAATCAAAACTTTACGCCTGGCCACCAGTTACATCGCGTATCTGATGGACGTTCTGGCCAAAGACTCCGGGGAGACTGAGGGCTTTAAAGCCGAAATTAAGAAATTTGAAAGCCGTGATTTGAAAAGGAAACGAGAGCTG ACCGACGGCCTGCAGGAGTCCTTAGGCACCGAGAAGAAGGTGAAGggccggaccgggtggccgcaGCAGGTCTGGGCTCTGGAGCTGAACCAGTGA